In Lacibacter sp. H375, one DNA window encodes the following:
- a CDS encoding RrF2 family transcriptional regulator has product MLSKKTQYAFQALSYMAQQKNNEPLLIADIAKKKKIPLKFLENILLLMRKDGILESKKGKGGGYYFKLKPSQIPLARVIRLLDGPIAPLSCVSLHFYERCKNCDEKHCGLHDMMIKVRDANLKILESKTVADIT; this is encoded by the coding sequence ATGCTTTCAAAAAAAACACAGTACGCATTCCAGGCGCTGAGCTATATGGCCCAGCAAAAAAATAACGAGCCGCTTCTCATAGCCGATATTGCCAAAAAGAAAAAAATCCCGCTGAAATTTTTGGAGAATATCTTATTGCTGATGCGCAAAGATGGTATTCTTGAGAGCAAGAAAGGAAAAGGTGGTGGTTATTATTTCAAACTGAAACCTTCGCAAATACCACTTGCAAGGGTCATCCGTTTACTCGATGGGCCTATTGCTCCCCTCTCCTGCGTAAGTCTTCACTTTTATGAACGTTGCAAAAACTGCGATGAAAAACATTGCGGCCTGCACGACATGATGATAAAAGTGCGTGATGCCAATCTTAAAATCCTCGAGAGTAAAACCGTTGCCGATATTACCTGA
- a CDS encoding YdeI/OmpD-associated family protein codes for MARFKASIEIIGINPFVFVPEKILATVLQASGKEKGPIPIRGVINKNPYRQTLVKYAGHWRLYINTIMLKDSPKRIGETITISIEFDPEDRKLKMHPELEKALAKNKTAKENFKKLPSSRQQEIIRYISNLKTVESVERNITKAINFLSGNGSFVGRQSL; via the coding sequence ATGGCAAGATTTAAAGCATCAATTGAGATCATCGGCATAAACCCTTTTGTATTTGTTCCGGAAAAAATACTTGCAACAGTTTTACAAGCGTCCGGCAAAGAGAAAGGGCCCATACCGATAAGAGGTGTGATCAATAAAAATCCTTACCGGCAAACATTGGTAAAATATGCCGGGCATTGGCGATTGTACATCAACACCATCATGCTGAAAGATTCGCCTAAACGAATCGGGGAAACTATTACCATCAGCATTGAATTTGATCCTGAAGACAGAAAACTGAAGATGCATCCTGAACTTGAAAAAGCTTTGGCGAAGAATAAAACAGCAAAAGAAAATTTTAAAAAGCTTCCTTCATCCCGTCAACAGGAGATTATCCGCTACATCAGTAATTTAAAAACAGTAGAAAGTGTTGAGCGGAACATTACAAAGGCCATCAACTTTTTAAGCGGCAACGGAAGTTTTGTGGGCAGGCAATCGCTTTGA
- a CDS encoding response regulator transcription factor — MSLHHYKIAIVDDHQIVIDGLHSLLKGYNQFEIVIESNHPETILPLLKKQEIDILLTDVMMPVLTGVELAKQVKKEFPSIKIIALSMNGEGSLVNQMIEESDISGYLLKNIGQTEFINALNKIAEGGIYFSDEVLQEMLKASERKQVSDENKLTNREVEIVRLIEQEYSNKKIAEELFLSERTVETHRKNIFRKTKTNSVIGLIKYAYEHKLV, encoded by the coding sequence ATGTCCTTGCATCATTATAAAATTGCGATTGTTGATGATCACCAGATCGTTATTGACGGTTTACATTCCTTGTTAAAAGGATACAATCAGTTTGAGATCGTAATTGAATCGAACCACCCGGAAACTATTCTGCCTTTATTAAAAAAACAAGAAATTGATATTTTACTTACGGATGTAATGATGCCTGTGTTAACTGGAGTTGAACTGGCAAAGCAGGTGAAAAAGGAATTCCCTTCTATTAAAATCATTGCATTATCAATGAATGGCGAAGGCAGTTTGGTAAACCAGATGATCGAAGAAAGTGATATCAGCGGTTACCTGTTGAAGAACATCGGTCAAACAGAATTTATTAACGCACTCAATAAAATTGCCGAAGGTGGTATTTATTTCAGTGATGAAGTGCTGCAGGAAATGCTGAAAGCAAGCGAACGAAAACAAGTGAGCGATGAGAACAAACTCACCAACCGTGAAGTAGAAATTGTGCGGCTTATTGAACAGGAATACAGCAATAAAAAAATTGCGGAAGAATTATTCCTGAGCGAACGTACTGTTGAAACACACAGGAAAAACATCTTCCGCAAAACGAAAACCAATTCAGTGATCGGGTTAATTAAATATGCTTACGAGCACAAACTCGTTTAA
- a CDS encoding TMEM175 family protein yields MLRKKIFQQYERKTTRGTELYRIEALSDAVFAFSVSLLIMSLEVPKTFEELEFSIHHFLPFAATVSLVFFFWYLQNEYFRNYGLNDGFVIFLNLSLLVLILFYAFPLKFLFSVLLSWLTGFDYFHEVTVLGKTVLTQEEFPQLILFFSIGYAVIWFIFYLLYRHAYKNRTKLTFSMYETHYVRSQKQDAMVQMGIGLLSILFAWMDLPVWSGLCFLLIPLWLILHRYLFKRTVKKIAWLK; encoded by the coding sequence ATGCTCCGCAAAAAGATCTTTCAGCAATATGAACGTAAAACCACCCGTGGTACAGAACTGTACCGCATTGAAGCTCTAAGCGATGCCGTGTTTGCATTTTCTGTTTCCTTGCTTATTATGTCACTTGAAGTGCCAAAAACATTTGAAGAACTAGAATTTTCAATTCATCATTTTCTTCCTTTTGCAGCTACAGTAAGTCTTGTTTTCTTTTTCTGGTATTTGCAGAATGAATACTTCCGGAATTACGGGTTGAATGATGGCTTTGTAATTTTCTTAAACCTGTCGCTGCTTGTGTTGATCCTGTTCTATGCTTTCCCGTTAAAGTTTTTATTCTCAGTTTTGTTGTCGTGGTTAACCGGTTTTGATTATTTCCATGAAGTAACAGTGCTGGGCAAAACAGTATTAACGCAGGAAGAGTTTCCGCAGCTCATCCTTTTCTTCAGCATTGGTTATGCTGTTATCTGGTTCATCTTTTATTTATTATACAGGCATGCCTATAAGAATAGAACCAAGTTGACTTTCAGTATGTATGAAACACACTATGTGCGTTCACAAAAGCAGGACGCAATGGTGCAGATGGGAATCGGATTGTTAAGCATCCTGTTTGCATGGATGGATCTTCCTGTGTGGAGTGGTCTCTGTTTCTTACTCATTCCGCTTTGGCTGATACTTCATCGCTATTTGTTTAAACGCACAGTGAAAAAGATAGCTTGGCTTAAATAA
- a CDS encoding serine hydrolase domain-containing protein, with amino-acid sequence MRTRKFFLRSFFALIMLLLVAGVWYATKAFPVITGYFAKNLASGVYLQNRNAADVVTEDLAEFPFSICNYSVNDSDRSVTVSVWGFAKKKAIYRDGIGCTLINELSEEEIRKQVFNRAMIKRMNPDSIAWPNGDKLADTIPTEIDQQLLKQAVANVMQSNFNGKSSQTRAVVVLYNGQLVAEQYAPGFDKNTVMTGWSVAKSLTSAMIGLLVKEGNLKIDAPAPVPEWKNTAKEKITLRQLLQQTTGLAFEEDYTKPSEVTNMLFRKGDMAAFTAKLPLKHEPGTVFNYSSGNTNILSRIVRHAVGEEAYADFPYRSLFHKLNMYSIVLEPDASGTYVGSSYSYATARDFARFGLLYYNNGVWNGEQLLPADWVPQSIQPSAADKQKHYGFQFWLNGFSKEDVGKRWYPDVPADMFFADGYGGQDIYIIPSKKLVVVRLGLHVIDENKFLKEVIASIQH; translated from the coding sequence ATGCGTACACGCAAGTTTTTTCTACGATCGTTTTTTGCTTTGATAATGTTGCTACTTGTTGCGGGAGTTTGGTATGCAACCAAAGCATTCCCTGTCATCACCGGCTATTTCGCCAAGAATCTTGCATCCGGTGTTTATTTACAAAACCGCAACGCTGCTGATGTTGTAACAGAAGACCTGGCAGAGTTCCCATTTTCAATATGCAATTACTCAGTTAACGACAGCGATCGATCAGTAACAGTTTCCGTTTGGGGTTTTGCAAAAAAGAAAGCAATCTACAGAGATGGCATCGGATGCACACTCATCAATGAACTGAGCGAAGAAGAAATCAGAAAGCAGGTGTTCAACCGAGCTATGATCAAACGTATGAACCCTGACAGTATCGCCTGGCCAAATGGAGATAAACTTGCAGATACAATACCAACTGAAATAGATCAGCAGTTATTGAAGCAGGCTGTTGCAAATGTGATGCAATCAAACTTTAACGGTAAGTCCTCGCAAACAAGAGCTGTTGTTGTTTTATACAATGGTCAACTTGTTGCAGAACAGTATGCGCCGGGCTTTGATAAAAACACAGTGATGACAGGTTGGTCGGTTGCAAAAAGTTTAACGTCGGCTATGATCGGTCTTTTAGTAAAGGAAGGAAACCTGAAGATTGATGCACCTGCCCCTGTGCCCGAATGGAAAAATACAGCAAAAGAAAAAATTACGTTACGACAGTTGTTACAGCAAACTACAGGTCTTGCATTTGAAGAAGATTATACAAAACCAAGCGAAGTAACTAATATGCTATTCAGGAAGGGCGATATGGCTGCTTTTACCGCAAAGCTTCCATTAAAGCACGAACCGGGTACTGTATTTAACTATTCAAGCGGCAACACAAATATTCTTAGCCGAATTGTTCGTCATGCCGTTGGTGAAGAAGCATATGCTGATTTTCCTTACCGTTCACTTTTTCATAAGCTGAATATGTATTCAATAGTTTTGGAGCCTGATGCATCGGGTACTTATGTTGGCTCTTCTTACAGCTATGCAACAGCACGAGACTTTGCCAGATTTGGTTTATTGTATTATAACAACGGCGTGTGGAATGGAGAACAGTTATTACCTGCAGATTGGGTGCCGCAATCAATACAACCGTCTGCAGCTGATAAACAAAAACATTATGGCTTTCAGTTCTGGCTAAATGGTTTTAGCAAAGAAGATGTAGGTAAACGTTGGTATCCTGATGTTCCTGCTGATATGTTTTTTGCTGATGGTTACGGCGGACAGGATATCTACATCATTCCATCAAAGAAACTGGTAGTTGTACGGCTGGGTTTACATGTGATTGATGAAAATAAGTTTTTGAAGGAAGTAATTGCATCAATACAACATTAA
- a CDS encoding acylphosphatase, with amino-acid sequence MQKTVAITVRGKVQGVWFRSYTLEKAQQLLLTGTVRNTPDGDVAVVATGTEDQLADFIEWCWMGSPKSKVTSVTVEDKELMKFEGFEVVR; translated from the coding sequence ATGCAAAAAACTGTAGCCATAACCGTTAGAGGTAAAGTGCAGGGTGTGTGGTTTCGCAGCTATACACTTGAGAAAGCCCAACAACTATTACTTACCGGCACTGTACGCAATACCCCAGATGGTGATGTGGCTGTTGTTGCCACAGGCACCGAAGATCAGTTAGCTGATTTTATTGAATGGTGCTGGATGGGCTCACCCAAGAGCAAGGTTACTTCTGTTACCGTTGAAGATAAAGAATTGATGAAGTTTGAAGGGTTTGAGGTGGTGAGGTGA
- a CDS encoding tetratricopeptide repeat-containing sensor histidine kinase, which translates to MKKILFAGLLLAFSMSLKAQKNKSVIDSLEKLVVNSKDSQLVKIYNDLTWEYRLVNRDKAMQYGFKAIEQARKVNYPKGMAQAYNDLGILLFDQEKYDSAIAFYQLSGKIREQLNDGLGIAKVYNKIGIVYQKKGAFDKALENQLQALSLFTKHKNDIGISYSLNNIGILNQNLGRYDDAIKYQLQSIEIKEKLKDNYGLAGSFVNIANVYKIKGDDNKATTYYNKAITISRSIQDKEYLANALNNIGALYIKKQNYKEALAAINESLQLRKDLGDTKGQVSCMNNLGLVFHDQKQYDSSIAILQAALNIGKDAVNCLPEVNQTYLALSHSYESLNKNDEALAMFKFYASTKDSLFTDNLSQKFAELETKYETLEKEKEIQRQQYIIEKKNYWIIGIALSIVLLSLLAVSYYRRYKLKQEATMKQAVLEQQQLAASAVLKAEEKERQRIAKDLHDGVGQMMSAAKMNLSAFENELQFTSVDQKLSFERIIGLVDESCKEVRTVSHQMMPNMLLKSGLGKAVAEFLDKIDQKIIKVNLHVEGLQERLNEDVEIVLFRVLQECVNNVIKHSGASQLDIALIKDKDGISATIEDNGKGFDVQQIGDEGGIGLKNMKARIDYLNGTIDFDTAAGKGTLVAIHLPLTQTRIVEL; encoded by the coding sequence AATACTTTTTGCAGGTTTGCTATTGGCTTTTAGTATGTCACTGAAAGCGCAAAAAAACAAATCAGTGATTGACAGTTTAGAAAAACTTGTCGTTAACAGTAAAGACAGCCAGCTGGTGAAAATTTACAATGACCTTACATGGGAATACCGTTTGGTAAACCGGGATAAAGCAATGCAATATGGTTTTAAGGCAATTGAACAGGCCCGAAAAGTAAATTATCCAAAAGGAATGGCGCAGGCATACAACGATCTTGGTATTTTGTTATTCGACCAGGAAAAATATGATAGTGCTATTGCCTTCTATCAGCTTTCAGGAAAAATAAGAGAACAGTTGAATGATGGCCTGGGTATTGCAAAAGTGTATAATAAGATCGGGATCGTTTACCAGAAGAAAGGAGCATTTGATAAAGCATTGGAAAACCAGTTACAGGCCTTATCACTCTTTACAAAACACAAGAACGATATCGGCATTTCATATTCGCTCAATAATATCGGTATCCTTAACCAGAATCTTGGACGTTATGACGATGCCATCAAATACCAGCTTCAATCCATCGAAATAAAAGAAAAACTAAAAGATAATTATGGATTAGCAGGGTCATTTGTAAATATTGCGAACGTTTATAAAATAAAAGGCGATGATAATAAAGCAACCACTTACTACAACAAGGCAATCACGATCAGCCGATCAATTCAGGATAAAGAATATCTCGCCAACGCATTAAACAACATTGGCGCACTTTACATCAAAAAGCAAAATTACAAGGAGGCTTTAGCCGCCATCAATGAATCACTACAATTAAGAAAAGACCTGGGCGACACCAAGGGACAGGTTAGTTGCATGAATAATCTTGGCTTGGTTTTTCACGACCAGAAACAATACGATTCATCTATTGCCATATTGCAGGCAGCGTTGAATATTGGTAAAGACGCAGTAAACTGTTTACCCGAAGTAAACCAAACCTACCTTGCACTTTCACATTCATACGAATCATTGAATAAGAACGACGAAGCTTTAGCGATGTTCAAATTCTATGCATCAACAAAAGATTCATTGTTTACAGACAACCTTTCACAAAAATTTGCTGAGCTTGAAACTAAATATGAAACACTTGAAAAAGAAAAAGAAATTCAACGGCAGCAATACATCATTGAAAAGAAAAATTACTGGATCATTGGAATTGCTTTGTCAATTGTATTGCTTTCGCTTCTTGCTGTTTCTTACTACCGTCGTTATAAATTAAAACAGGAAGCAACCATGAAACAAGCTGTCCTTGAGCAGCAACAACTGGCTGCATCTGCGGTATTAAAAGCTGAAGAAAAAGAGCGGCAACGCATTGCCAAAGACCTGCACGATGGTGTTGGACAAATGATGAGTGCAGCTAAAATGAATCTCTCCGCATTTGAGAATGAACTCCAGTTCACAAGCGTTGATCAGAAACTTTCGTTTGAACGCATCATTGGTTTGGTTGATGAAAGCTGTAAAGAAGTAAGAACGGTTAGCCACCAGATGATGCCGAATATGTTATTGAAATCAGGATTGGGCAAAGCTGTTGCTGAGTTTCTTGATAAGATCGATCAGAAAATAATCAAAGTGAACCTGCATGTAGAAGGTTTGCAGGAACGGTTGAATGAAGATGTAGAGATCGTTTTGTTCCGTGTATTGCAGGAGTGTGTGAACAATGTGATTAAACATTCAGGTGCATCGCAGTTAGATATTGCACTTATTAAAGATAAGGATGGCATCAGCGCCACCATTGAAGATAATGGTAAAGGTTTCGATGTACAACAAATTGGCGACGAAGGCGGCATTGGTTTAAAGAACATGAAAGCAAGGATCGACTATCTCAATGGCACTATTGACTTTGACACTGCGGCAGGCAAAGGAACGTTAGTTGCTATTCATCTTCCGCTAACGCAAACCAGAATTGTTGAACTCTAA
- a CDS encoding DUF695 domain-containing protein — MTPAKGKQGKDNMKLKLTDSWFNAESESKDNYFFLRGRDSLTNFIKSSLYNDRVEIIWPYSSLNGLFYPDDNESKLMALFEDSLVNKLEGDLHSILSFVYTGNGKRIWHWYTRSFQDFNKRLNLALSGFDKLPITIKRIHEPDWSEYLDAMRGSGLIK, encoded by the coding sequence ATGACTCCTGCAAAGGGTAAACAAGGAAAAGATAACATGAAATTGAAATTAACTGATTCATGGTTTAATGCGGAAAGCGAATCAAAAGATAATTATTTCTTTCTTCGGGGCAGGGACAGTCTAACCAACTTCATTAAATCTTCACTTTATAATGATAGAGTAGAAATTATTTGGCCTTATAGTTCATTAAATGGTTTATTTTATCCTGATGACAACGAATCAAAATTAATGGCCCTATTTGAAGATTCATTAGTGAATAAACTTGAGGGTGACTTACATTCTATATTATCATTTGTTTATACAGGAAATGGTAAAAGAATCTGGCATTGGTATACAAGGTCATTTCAGGACTTCAACAAAAGGTTGAATTTAGCACTTTCTGGCTTTGACAAATTACCAATAACTATTAAACGAATTCATGAACCGGATTGGTCAGAATATCTTGATGCCATGAGAGGTAGCGGACTTATCAAATGA